The genomic region AGCATCGTTGCCGACACGCGGCGCTCTTAACGGGCTAAAACCCGTTTCCTGAAAGCCGTTCCGGCACTCAGGAAAAGGGTTCCAGTCATCCGACCCACCGGGAAAGTCCGGCGGGAACTGGCGGATGGAAAACCATCCGCCAGAATAGTCCGAACTTACTTGAGTTCGACCTTGGCGCCAGCAGCTTCGAGCTGTGCCTTGATCTTCTCAGCTTCGTCCTTCGAAGCGCCTTCCTTGACAGCCTTCGGAGCGCCTTCGACCAGGTCCTTGGCTTCCTTGAGGCCGAGACCGGTGATTGCGCGCACTTCCTTGATCACGTTGATCTTGTTAGCGCCGCCGTCAGCGAGAACGACGTCGAATTCGGTCTTTTCCTCTGCAGCAGCAGCAGGGGCAGCGCCACCAGCAGCAGCAACAGCGACCGGAGCAGCAGCCGAAACGCCCCACTTCTCTTCGAGAAGCTTGGACAGCTCAGCGGCTTCCAGAACGGTCAGGGCCGAAAGGTCTTCAACGATCTTTGCGAGATCAGCCATTTTTGTACTTCCTATTATAAAGGTTTGAACTGTTGACAGCGAGAAACGGCCTTAAGCCGCCTCGTTCTTCCGGGCGTGCGCGCCGATAACGCGGGCGATCTGGCCCGCCGGAGCGCTGGTAAGTACTGCAAGACGCTGAGCCGGGGTCTGGATCATTCCAACCAGCTTTGCGCGCAGTTCGTCGAGCGACGGGAGCGAAGCAAGCGACTTGACGCCATCGGCGTTAAGCGTCGTTGCACCCATTGCACCGCCGAGGATAACGAGCTTGTCGTTAGTCTTGGCGAATTCGACGGCTACTTTCGGAGCGGCGATCGGATCGTTTGCGTAAGCAACGACCGTCTGACCCGTAAACAGGTCAGCAATACCTTCCGATTCCGTGCCCTGAAGAGCGATTTTGGCAAGGCGGTTTTTCGCGACTTTAACGGACCCACCTGCATCACGCATCTTCGAGCGAAGATCGCTCATTTGCGAAACGGTGAGACCGGTATAGTGGGCCACGACGACCGAACCGGACTCTTTGAAAGCGCCGTTCAGCCACGCGACAAATTCGCGCTTTTCCGCTCTATCCACTGTCTCTCTCCAGTTGACAGGACCACATGGCCCTGCCGGGTTGCCTTTGCCGGACGAACTTCACAGTCAGTCCGACGTTCGAGGATCCTGTCCCCTTCAGCTCCACCTGCAAGCAGGCTTCACCCAAAGGCAACTACGGTTCAAACCTTGCATGCACATTCGTGCGAAACAGGGTTATTCCACGTCTCATGCAGGCTTTGCGTTTAAGGAAAACCACCCGAAGATGATGATCCGCCTGCAATCTCGGACAGGATAACCGGATTTTCATCCGGCTATCCGGGTCTTGCGACCCGGAATTCTTGCCGTTCGTCCTGTTGTTCCAGAACTGGCTGGCAGCCATCCCTTCCCAATCGGAAAGGCTTGGGCCCCGGCGAACCGGAGCCCTGAAACTTAGGCGACGACCTTGACGGTTGCCGGGTCGACCTTGACGCCAACGCCCATGGTCGAGGAAATCGACACGCGCTTGACGTATTCACCCTTGGCAGCCGATGGCTTTGCCTTGATGACGGCGTCAGCGAAAGCCTTGATGTTTTCTTCGAGCTTGGCATTGTCGAAGGAAACCTTGCCGATACCGGCATGGATGATACCGGCCTTCTCGACGCGGAATTCGACTGCGCCGCCCTTGGAAGCAGCAACAGCAGCTGCAACGTCGGTGGTGACGGTACCAACCTTCGGGTTCGGCATCATGCCGCGAGGGCCGAGCACCTTACCGAGACGGCCAACGAGCGGCATCATGTCCGGGGTTGCAATGCAGCGATCGAATTCGATCTTGCCGCCATTGACGATTTCGAACAGTTCTTCCGCACCAACGATGTCGGCGCCAGCCTTCTTGGCTTCTTCAGCCTTGTCGCCGCGAGCGAAAACAGCAACGCGAACCGTACGGCCCGTGCCATTCGGCAGGTTGACGACGCCGCGGACCATCTGGTCGGCGTGGCGCGGATCGACGCCGAGGTTCATCGCGATTTCGATGGTTTCATCGAACTTGGCGACAGCACGTTCCTTGACGAGGCCGATAGCAGCCGACAGATCGTACAGCTTGTTGCGATCGACGCCTTCACGGATCTTGTTAATGCGCTTGGAAATCTTCGCCATCGTCTCAGCCCACCACTTCCAGGCCCATCGAACGGGCAGAACCTTCGATCATGCGCATCGCTGCTTCAATGTCAGCGGCGTTCAGATCCTTCATCTTCGCTTCAGCGATCGTACGAACCTTGTCGCGGGTGATCGTGCCGGCGCTTGCCTTGCCCGGGGTCTTCGAACCGGACTTGAGGTTAGCGGCCTTCTTGAGGAAGTAGGTTACCGGAGGCGTCTTCATCACAAAAGTGAAAGACTTGTCCTGGTAATAGGTGATCACGACTGGAATCGGCGAACCCTTTTCCATTTCCTGCGAGGCAGCGTTGAACGCCTTGCAGAATTCCATGATGTTGATGCCGCGCTGACCCAGGGCCGGACCGATCGGGGGCGACGGATTGGCCGCACCTGCCGCTACCTGGAGCTTCAGCTGGCCTGCAATTTTCTTAGCCATTGCTTTCTGCCTTTTTTACTTTGCCGGAAATCCGGCTTTCTCGATTAATGCCGGAAAATCCGGCTCTCGACTGACGCCAGTTCGACTGGCGGGCAGTTCGGTGGTCCGGAGATCGGCGACCGGCTAAGCCGCCTTCCCTTCCACCATTTCCGCTCCAGCCGAAATTCGCCTGGAGTGGAGCCCTTC from Brucella intermedia LMG 3301 harbors:
- the rplK gene encoding 50S ribosomal protein L11; its protein translation is MAKKIAGQLKLQVAAGAANPSPPIGPALGQRGINIMEFCKAFNAASQEMEKGSPIPVVITYYQDKSFTFVMKTPPVTYFLKKAANLKSGSKTPGKASAGTITRDKVRTIAEAKMKDLNAADIEAAMRMIEGSARSMGLEVVG
- the rplA gene encoding 50S ribosomal protein L1, which produces MAKISKRINKIREGVDRNKLYDLSAAIGLVKERAVAKFDETIEIAMNLGVDPRHADQMVRGVVNLPNGTGRTVRVAVFARGDKAEEAKKAGADIVGAEELFEIVNGGKIEFDRCIATPDMMPLVGRLGKVLGPRGMMPNPKVGTVTTDVAAAVAASKGGAVEFRVEKAGIIHAGIGKVSFDNAKLEENIKAFADAVIKAKPSAAKGEYVKRVSISSTMGVGVKVDPATVKVVA
- the rplL gene encoding 50S ribosomal protein L7/L12, with translation MADLAKIVEDLSALTVLEAAELSKLLEEKWGVSAAAPVAVAAAGGAAPAAAAEEKTEFDVVLADGGANKINVIKEVRAITGLGLKEAKDLVEGAPKAVKEGASKDEAEKIKAQLEAAGAKVELK
- the rplJ gene encoding 50S ribosomal protein L10, with product MDRAEKREFVAWLNGAFKESGSVVVAHYTGLTVSQMSDLRSKMRDAGGSVKVAKNRLAKIALQGTESEGIADLFTGQTVVAYANDPIAAPKVAVEFAKTNDKLVILGGAMGATTLNADGVKSLASLPSLDELRAKLVGMIQTPAQRLAVLTSAPAGQIARVIGAHARKNEAA